GATCCATAATATAGATAGCTGCTTGTCTATCTCTTAATATCTCTTGAGCCTCTTTATAATTTGCAACTATAACCTCATCAACAGTAGATTTTTTTGCTCCCTCTATCAATCTGTCATATTTCTTATCTTGAAAGTTAAAAAAGTTATTTTTATAATCACTTGTATATCTTCTAAGTATAGCATATGGATCTAACTTTCCTGTTAAACCAACTATTGTAGCTTCATACTTTCTTCCTGAATAGACTTCAGATAACCAAGTTGTCCATTCAACAGTCTCTATCTTTACATTTAATCCTATCTCCTTTAATTGTTCAGCTATTATTTGAGCTGTATTTACATGCATAGGATAGTTACTTGGTACTTTTATAGTAAAGGAGAAATTCTCATGCCCACTCTCTTTTAATAATTTTTTTGCCTCTTCAATATTTTGTTTTTCACCTATATTCTCAATAACATACTTTTTCATAACTGGACTCATATTTGTTTCCAATTTTATTCCATTTCCACCCATAACACTTTTGATGATCTCATCTTTATCAATAGCTAAGTTTATAGCCTTTCTAACTCTTTCATCATCAAAAGGGGCAACTTTATTATTTAATGCAAAAATTTGTACTGTATTTTGTGGTGCTGAAATATTATTGAAGTTTTTTAACTCATTCAATCTCTTAGCATCTACCCTTGAAAGCATATTTATCTCACCTGATAAAAGCTTTAAAAAGGCTGTCTCATTGTTTGGAACTACCAATACAGTTACCCTATCTATACTAGCTTTATCTCCCCAATATTCATTAAATTTTTCTAAAACAATTTGTTGCTCTCTATCATATTGTTTTATCATATATGGTCCTGTTCCAATTGGATTTTTATCCAACTCTTGAGCATTTTCATCTGGTACAATCCCCTTAGTTAGAGCATAAATAAAAGCAGAATCTGCTTCTTTTAATCTTATCTGAATTTCATCCTCTGATACTATATTTATCTCAGCTATCTCTTGAAATAGTGCACTTGCTGGTGGATTTCCATCTTTTCCTGCCATTCTATTCAATGAAAACTCAACATCTTTTACATCTAAAGGATTTCCATTATGAAACTTAATCCCCTTTCTTATTTTAAAAGTATATAGAGTTCCATCTTCAGAAACTTTATATGATTCCGCTATTGCTGGAATCAACTCTCCACTTGAACTAGGCATAAGTAACCCTTCAAAAACATTATACATTATCTCCTCAGTTCCACTAGATACCATCTTATATGGATTTAAGCTATCAATATCCATACTCATAGTTGTTTTTATCTCCTTTAGAGAACTCTTTTTTTCATTTCCACATGCTAAAAATAAAAAACTAGTTAGGAAAATTAATGTAACTCCAACTATTTTATTTAACTTTTTCATTATAACCTCCAATATCTATGTTCAGTTTTTCTATATACTATTTTAAATATAAATTAACACATTACTATTGTAGCATATTTTTTCATAAAAAAAGAGTATAACTTAAATTATTTTTATAATAATCTAGTCATACTCTATAATTTAATTGTTTTATCTCTATTTTTTAACTTTTCAAATATCTTTAAAAGATATACTACAAATAGTATTAATATAATTCCTATTCCTGTTCCTAAAACTCTATCCAAATAATATATTGTTGGAGTCAATTTTTCATTTGCATTGAGCATTATAAAAAGAAAAACTACCCCTCCTAAAGAGCCTGAAACTTTTATTATAGACTCTATGAAGATTAAAACTATAACAATTCCTATAGAGCTCCATACATTTCCTACCAAATTTAAAGTTATAAACAAAAATCCTATTATTCCACCAAAAATCGTACTTAAAAATCTCTCTCTTGTCTTCTTAAAAAGCTCTTTTAACTCTATATGAAAGGGAACTACAGAGGCTAAAGCACAATAATACATAGTATATTTAGTTACATATTTAGGATCTAGATATCCATTTAAAATATTGATCAAAAATACCCCTAAAATAACTGCTATTCCTGGTATGATAGCTCTCTTAAAATGATGATGCCACTCCTTAGGAGAATAGGCTTCTAATAAAATTGATTTTTTATGTTTATATCTATTATAGAGAGTTACAATAACAGCCACCATTACCGCTCCTATAGCCGTTCCTATCACTCTCTCTTCTAAGTATTGACTTGGACTTCTATTAGGATCTATATTGAGCATTATATAGGTAAAGGCAATACATCCAACTGTTGCTGGTACTTTCACTATCATCTCTGTTAAGAGACATACCACAATTAATCCCAACACATATAAAAACATATTTTCTTGAAATCCACTATAAGCAATCATACAAGCCACAGCTCCACCACAAAATGTAGTGATTGTTCTTTCATATGCCTGTCTTCTTGTTCGTGAATCACTTAAATTAGCTACATTTAAAGCTGCAATACCAGCATAAAATTTAGATAAGTTTAAAATTTGGCACATATATAAAGATATAAACAGTGCTATTGCAACTAAAATAGCTCTTTCTACAATATCCTTTAACTTACTATTCATAGTTTAGCCTCTTTTGATTTTTATTATACTATTATATCTCCAACTTGCATATTTAAGTATTCTATCAAATCGTTAGGATTAATTATTATTTGTAATCCTCTAACTCCTGCACTTATCATTATGTAATCCTTTGTCTTAGCACTTTGATGAATAAAACTTTGATGTCTCTTCTTTATTCCTATTGGGGAACATCCCCCTCTAATATAACC
This region of Candidatus Fusobacterium pullicola genomic DNA includes:
- a CDS encoding ABC transporter substrate-binding protein, whose translation is MKKLNKIVGVTLIFLTSFLFLACGNEKKSSLKEIKTTMSMDIDSLNPYKMVSSGTEEIMYNVFEGLLMPSSSGELIPAIAESYKVSEDGTLYTFKIRKGIKFHNGNPLDVKDVEFSLNRMAGKDGNPPASALFQEIAEINIVSEDEIQIRLKEADSAFIYALTKGIVPDENAQELDKNPIGTGPYMIKQYDREQQIVLEKFNEYWGDKASIDRVTVLVVPNNETAFLKLLSGEINMLSRVDAKRLNELKNFNNISAPQNTVQIFALNNKVAPFDDERVRKAINLAIDKDEIIKSVMGGNGIKLETNMSPVMKKYVIENIGEKQNIEEAKKLLKESGHENFSFTIKVPSNYPMHVNTAQIIAEQLKEIGLNVKIETVEWTTWLSEVYSGRKYEATIVGLTGKLDPYAILRRYTSDYKNNFFNFQDKKYDRLIEGAKKSTVDEVIVANYKEAQEILRDRQAAIYIMDPELITSLDKKISGFEYYPLSYINFAKMKIGE
- a CDS encoding FUSC family protein, yielding MNSKLKDIVERAILVAIALFISLYMCQILNLSKFYAGIAALNVANLSDSRTRRQAYERTITTFCGGAVACMIAYSGFQENMFLYVLGLIVVCLLTEMIVKVPATVGCIAFTYIMLNIDPNRSPSQYLEERVIGTAIGAVMVAVIVTLYNRYKHKKSILLEAYSPKEWHHHFKRAIIPGIAVILGVFLINILNGYLDPKYVTKYTMYYCALASVVPFHIELKELFKKTRERFLSTIFGGIIGFLFITLNLVGNVWSSIGIVIVLIFIESIIKVSGSLGGVVFLFIMLNANEKLTPTIYYLDRVLGTGIGIILILFVVYLLKIFEKLKNRDKTIKL